ACGGGGTATGATCTGGAGTAATATCTACCGCTTGCTGAAACCTTACTTTGAGGAAACTACTGGACAGTTATTTGCTTCCGGCATCAAAGTCCTGGTGAAAGTAACAGTCCAGTTTCACGAACTCTACGGTTACAGTCTGACTGTTCTCGATATCGACCCTGCCTATACGCTGGGCGATATGGCCCGCCGCCGTCGTGAGATACTCATGCAACTCGAAGAAGAAGGAGTACTGACTTTGAATAAAGAATTGGAAATGCCGGTTCTTCCTCAACGTATAGCGGTCATTTCCTCTGCCACCGCAGCCGGATACGGAGATTTCTGTCATCAGTTGCAGCACAATTCTGGCGGATTCTTTTTCTATACCGAACTGTTTCCGGCGTTGATGCAGGGCAATCAGGTGGAAGAGTCCGTATTGGCTGCATTGGATCGCATCAATGACCGGGTGAACGAGTTTGATGTAGTGGTTATCATACGAGGCGGAGGGGCGACTTCGGATTTATCCGGTTTTGATACGTACCTCTTGGCGGCCGCTTGTGCCCAGTTCCCGTTGCCCGTCATCACCGGTATCGGTCACGAGCGGGACGATACGGTGCTCGACTCTGTGGCACATACCCGGGTGAAGACTCCGACGGCTGCTGCCGAACTTCTGATTCACCGGATCACCGAATCGGCAGATCATCTGGAAGAGTTATCCGCCCGTCTGCAACAAGGGGCGTATGCCCTGCTCGAACAGGAAGGACGGAGGCTGGAAATGATTCAGACCCGCATCCCGAACCTTGTTCACCGAAAACTTACAGATGCCCGCTTTGCCTTGCTGGCAGCCGGAAAAGACTTGGCGCAAGCCACTCAGACCCTGTTGTCCCGTCATCGTCACCGACTGGAACTTTTGCGGCAACGTGTGGCGGATGCTTCTCCCGACAAACTGCTGAGTCGTGGATATAGCATCACGCTGAAAGACGGAAAAGCGGTCACGGATGCCGCTTCGCTGAACCCCGGAGACCAGTTAGTGACCCGTCTGGCTAAGGGAAGTTTCACTTCCGAAGTCCGGCTCGATGAGCATTATTATTCATCTTAAATACAATAAATATGGCAGCTAAAAAAGAAACATACTCTCAGGCAATGGAGCGTCTTGAGAAGATAGTCCGTCAGATAGACAACAACGAACTGGATATCGACACTTTGAGCGAAAAAATAAAAGAAGCCAATGAAATTATTGCCTTTTGCACCGAGAAACTGACAAAAGCGGATCGGGAAGTCGAAAAATTGTTGCAAGAAAGGCGGCAGTCTGAATAATAAAAGTTATTTTTGCGAATCAAAGCGTAAAATAAACTAATACATAACGATATGAAAGAAATAGACTGGGCGAATCTGTCGTTCGGATACATGAAGACAGATTACAATGTGAGAATCAATTTCCGTAACGGCGCATGGGGCGAACTGGAAGTCAGCAGTGATGAACATCTCAATCTGCACATGGCAGCTACTTGTCTGCACTATGGTCAGGAAGCTTTTGAAGGTTTGAAGGCTTTCCGCGGCAAAGACGGTAAAGTACGTATCTTCCGTCTGGAAGAAAATGCGGCACGTCTGCAATCTACTTGTCAGGGCATTCTGATGGCCGAACTGCCGACCGAACGTTTCAAGGAAGCGATTCTGAAAGTTGTAAAGCTGAACGAACGTTTCATTCCGCCTTATGAAACCGGTGCTTCTCTATACATTCGTCCGTTACTGATCGGAACAAGTGCCCAGGTAGGCGTACATCCTGCCGAAGAATATATGTTCGTGGTATTTGTAACTCCGGTAGGGCCTTACTTCAAAGGTGGTTTCTCTACCAATCCGTATGTGATTATCCGCGAGTTCGACCGTGCCGCTCCTCATGGAACTGGTATCTACAAGGTAGGCGGTAACTATGCGGCCAGTCTGCGTGCCAACAAGAAAGCGCACGATCTGGGCTATTCCTGCGAGTTCTATCTGGATGCAAAAGAAAAGAAATATATCGACGAGTGCGGCGCAGCCAACTTCTTCGGAATTAAAGATAATACGTACATTACTCCGAAGTCATCTTCTATCCTGCCTTCGATCACCAACAAGAGTCTGATGCAGCTGGCAGAAGACATGGGCATCAAGGTAGAACGACGCCCGATACCGGAAGAAGAACTGGAAACGTTCGAAGAAGCGGGTGCTTGCGGTACAGCTGCGGTAATCAGTCCGATTCAGCGTATCGATGACCTGGAGAACGGAAAATCATACGTTATCTCTAAAGACGGCAAGCCGGGACCGATCTGCACGAAACTGTATAATAAGTTGCGTGGCATTCAGTACGGTGACGAACCGGATACACATGGTTGGGTGACGATTGTAGAATAATTGATCTTTAAGTATAATCTCTTTTAATTGCGTAATTACTATGTTAAAACAAAATTCAGAGTTGCGTGCTCAGGCACGTGAAGCCCTTCGGGGTAAGTGGCCTATGGCAGCCGTTGCTGCTCTTATTTATTCGGCTATCGCCGGTGGTTTGTCTTCCATTCCTTTTATTGGATGGATCGGTTCTTTGTTGGTCGGACTGCCTGTTGCATACGGTTTTGCTATTTTGATGCTGGCTGTATTCAGAGGAGCGGAAGAAGTTGATTTGGGAGTGCTGTTTGCTGGATTTCAGGAATATAGTCGTATCTTGACTACTAAACTGCTGCAGGCTGTTTATACTTTCCTGTGGTCATTACTGTTGCTGATTCCGGGTATCATTAAGCATTATTCTTATGCGATGACGGACTATATTCTGAAAGACGAACCTGAATTGTGTAACAATGCTGCCATTGAAAGAAGTATGGCAATGATGGAAGGCAACAAGATGAAATTGTTCCTGCTTGATTTGAGCTTCATCGGTTGGGCTATCCTTTGCCTCTTTACTTTCGGTATCGGATTCTTCGTTTTGCAACCCTACGTGCAAGTATCTCACGCTGCTTTCTATGAAGATTTGAAAGCTCAGCAAGGCGGTATTAATATCAATGTAGAAGTAACTGTAGAAAGCTAATAAGCGAATAAATATCATTCTATAGAATGGAGTACGGAGCAATCTGTACTCCATTTATTTTTGTAGTTTACGCCAAAAGTAAGTACCTTTGCGTTCTAATCAGTAATGAGATGGGAAAGAATAAATTAGAGAAGTTTGCCGATATGGCGAGTTACCCGCACGTGTTCGAATATCCTTATTCGGCGGTGGATAATGTGCCTTTTGACATGAAGGGAAAATGGCATCAGGAGTTTTTCGGAAATGATCATCCGATTGTGCTCGAACTGGGCTGCGGACGGGGTGAATATACCGTCGGACTGGGCCGGATGTTTCCCGATAAGAACTTTATAGCAGTTGATATCAAAGGCTCCAGAATGTGGACAGGCGCCACGGAGTCCTTGCAGGCAGGAATGAAGAATGTCGCTTTCCTGCGTACAAATATCGAAATCATCGAACGTTTTTTTGCAGCAGGTGAAGTCAGCGAAATCTGGCTGACCTTCTCCGATCCGCAGATGAAAAAGGCTACCAAGCGGCTGACCTCCACTTACTTCATGGAGCGCTACCGTAAATTCCTGAAACCGGATGGAATCATCCATCTGAAAACCGACAGTAACTTTATGTTCACTTATACAAAGTACATGATAGAAGCCAATCAGCTTCCTGTCGAGTTTATCACCGAAGATTTGTATCATTCGGATTTGGTAGACGATATTCTGAGTATTAAGACTTATTATGAACAACAGTGGCTCGATCGTGGTTTAAATATCAAATATATCAAGTTCCGTCTTCCGCAAGAGGGAGTTTTGCAGGAACCGGATGTGGAAATTGAACTTGATCCGTACCGTAGCTACAACCGTAGCAAGCGGAGCGGACTGCAAACGAGCAAATGATAAGTAATAAGTGACAAGTAATAAGTAACAAGTAATAATAGTAATTGGGTGGAACTATCAATTTTCCACTCTCAATTCTGAACTAATTATGACTCTTTATCCGAAATTAATATTGGATGCGCTGGCAACGGTGCGTTATCCCGGTACGGGAAAGAATTTGCTGGAAGCGGAGATGGTCGCCGATAATCTCCGCATTGATGGCATGGCGGTTAGCTTTTCATTGATATTTGAAAAACCGACCGATCCGTTCATGAAATCAATGCTGAAGGCTGCTGAAACAGCTATCCATACATATGTATCACCGGATGTGCAGGTAACTATTACAACGGAAAGCAAGCAGGCAGCCCGTCCGGAAGTGGGCAAACTGCTTCCGCAAGTAAAGAATATAATCGGTATCTCTTCCGGTAAGGGAGGGGTAGGCAAATCTACCGTATCCGCAAATCTGGCGGTGGCTTTGGCTAAGTTGGGCTACAAGGTCGGTTTGCTTGATGCTGACATTTTCGGTCCTTCCATGCCGAAGATGTTCCAGGTGGAAGATGCCCGTCCGTATGCGGAAAAAATCAATGGACGTGACTTGATTATTCCGGTAGAGAAATACGGTGTAAAACTGCTTTCTATCGGTTTCTTCGTTGATCCGGATCAGGCTACACTTTGGCGTGGCGGTATGGCGAGCAACGCATTGAAGCAGCTGATTGGCGATGCCGATTGGGGGGATCTTGATTATTTCCTGATTGACCTTCCTCCCGGCACAAGTGACATTCATCTGACTGTTGTCCAGACGTTGGCAATGACGGGGGCAATTGTTGTTAGTACTCCGCAGGCGGTAGCGCTGGCGGATGCCCGCAAGGGAATCAATATGTTTACGAATGATAAAGTGAATGTGCCTATTTTAGGACTAGTTGAGAATATGGCTTGGTTTACGCCTGCCGAACTGCCGGAGAATAAGTACTATATCTTTGGTAAGGAAGGAGCCAAGAAACTGGCGGAAGAAATGAATGTGCCTCTGCTAGGTCAGATTCCTATTGTACAAAGTATCTGCGAAGGTGGGGACAATGGTACTCCGGTGGCGCTGGATGAAGATACGGTAACCGGTCGCGCTTTCTTGTCATTGGCTGCCAGCGTAGTTCGTCAGGTAGATCGCCGGAATGTGGAGATGGCTCCGACTAAGATTGTAGAGATGCATTAATAAGTGCTCTTATTCTATTTATTCTAAACACAAAAGAGGCTGGTTTAAACCAGCCTCTTTTGTGTTGTTTATCGTAGTCTAAACATGATAGGGATAGTATATTTCACGGAAACAGGTACTCCATTATTTTCTCCCGGTTCCCATTTGGGCATATTGCTGATGATGCGGAGAGCTTCTGCATCCAGCGTTGGAGAGACACTGCGTACCACTCGTGCATCTGTTATCTGACCATCTTTTCTCACAATGAAAGTCACAATGACTCTTCCTTCTTCTTTTTGTTTGGCTGCGTTTTTCCAATACGTAATGTGCTGTTTCAGATACTGATCCAGTTCTCCTTGTTCTTTGGGAAACCTCGGCATCTTTTGTGCAGTCATAAAGACCTTGTCGGTAGTACTGTCAGGTTGTTGTTCTCCTGTTGCTTTGGTGGTAGCTGCAGGGGTTGGGTGAAAATTAATTGGAAGGGTAAACTTTACGTTGACCACTTTTCCATCTTTTTTTCCCGGTGTCCAGGTTGGCATAGCTGTGATGGCTTGAATAGCTTGTTTATCCAGTTCCGGATGTAAACTGCGGACTACGGCTACACTGGTGATTTCTCCTTTTTTGCTGATGACAAATTGAGTAATCACACGTCCTGCTATACCAAGTTTCTGCACTTCTTCCGGGTATTGAATGTTTTCTCCCAGATATTTGAATAAGGCTTGGGTGCCTCCGGGAAACTTAGGCATTTCGTCTACTGCTTCATAGATTGTTTCATCTTTATCTTTGTTGTTATCGTTAATGATTAACGAATCAACATTTGAAGTGAACGCTTCCGTTGGTTGCACTTTAGCTTCCGCATAATGGCAGAAACCGAGACTGAACGCGATTAGTGCTAAGAGGAAAGGACGTTTCGTTCCGTTCGCTCTTGATAGTTGTTGGTGTTTCATTTTGTTGTATGCTTTTTAGTTAATTGTTACTCTTTGATTAGATGATCTTACTTTTCCAATGCTTTCATCAATTGTTCTTTCATGGTGTCCACTCCGGGGAATCCGGTTTGTTTATAAGTGATGTTTCCTTCTTTGTCAATAACAAAGTAAGTAGGAACGCCCCGGATACTGAACTTCTCACGCAGATAGCTCCACTGTTCATCCGTCACACGGAAATGTTCTCCGTGAATGTCAGGAATCATGTTTTTCCAGGTTCCCAGTGGAGACGTTTCACCTGTGATGTAAAGGTAGATAATGTCTTTGTCTTTCAGTTCTTCTTTCATCGGGAGAATCTGTTTGTTGGCAGACCGGCATGGACCACACCATGTTGCCCAAAAATCAACTAACAGCGTATGTCCCCGGAATTTGGAGATAATGGAGGGGAATAAATCTTCATTCGAAACTTCTCCTGTCTCATTAACGGTGAATCCTGTTTTCTTCTTGTTGATTTCTATTTGTTTCAGCAGGTCGTTGTTCATAGCCAGAGCCATGTCGTTGTATGCTGCGGGCATCGTTGACAGTTCTGCCTTTTGCTTATCGTTAAGTGGATTGAGATCTCTCATGGAGACTCCAATCATCTGTGCCTTCAGATTTTGTATTAAGTAACTGGCAGCTGTATGATTGCTCAGACTCTTAAGAATCTTATCATCTATACCTATACGGCGTATGATGTCAAACAGTATCGGGTATCTGCTGTTGTAACAGGCTTTAGGTGAAAGGATATACGTGAAGTCCTGAAGACTTTCATAATATCCTTGCGGAATATCAATCTTAGTCTCGGCATAGTATTTATTTGCTTTTTCTCCTTCCAGCCCATTCGTCATGATATGAACTAATTTCAAGTTCCTTTCAGTTTCGATAATCTTTAGTGCGGCAGACAATTCGAGGTCTGTATTAATAATCTCCTTATATGCAGGGCTTCCTTTCGACTGTGTGATTTGTTTTCTGAACTCAGGGAGTCGGGCAAGTATTTGAGCTTTATATTCTTCAGCTGTTTTACCATTCAGCTTTTTAATCTGTTGTTGGTATTCTTCATAACTATTACCTTCAGTGAAACTGAAACTCATAGGATGATCAGCCAGCTCTTGCTGTACTCCGGCTAAATAACCTCCGTAATAGATTTCTTTTCCGTATGGCTTTTCTGCTTGGCGGAGATGTGACTGCTTGCGGGCATTTTCGCGAAGATTGATAACGACCGAAGTGGTTTCTCCCGGTGCTAATAAGTAGCTGACAGCTCCAAAAGGAAACCTGATCATGCATGGGGTGACCATGAAGACATTCATCTCATGATAAAACGTTCCGTCATCCTGGATGCGGATTTTTCCTTCCTGAGCTTCGTCTCTTATTACATCTTGAAAATAAAGACTGCCTTTGTTGGGCATCCCTTTTTGGTAGTCAAGGATTCTTCCTTTGAGAATTGCTTTGGCGTATTTAACGACTGGTTCGGGCAGCGTCGTTTTATGGTCTGCTTTGGTGACTGTAACGTCTTTAGGCAGTTTGAACTTGCTGAATGTTTTCTTGTCCAGCTGTATGCCCCATATCTTATATGCTCCCTCAAAGTCTCCTTCAGAGAAATCCAGGCAAGTCACGTTTTGAGGAATGGGTGGGAAAGTTAATTGGAATTCGGCTTCGCCGGATTCGGGCATCCAGAACTCTTTGTCCAGTGTAATGCCGATTCCCTTCCGGACAGGGTATAGGTTGCCATTGTTGTCTTTCAGTACACTGCCGGTTGCGATCTTTATCCAGTATTTGGGCCGATAGAAAGCTTTGATATACACAGTGGTGACTGTGTCACTCATGACAATTTTGTCTATCTCTATACTTGAGGAACTCTGAGCTAAAAAGGGAGGACGTTCTACGATTCTGTCTTTAGCTTGTGTCATACAAAGTATGCTTAGCAGCAAACTTATCATTAATGCGAATCTTTTCATACGATTAGGCTTTTATCTCCAACAAATGTAATCATATTATTGTAATTATCTATGCGAAAACAGAAAAAGGAGCAGAATCGTTTACGATTGCTCCTTTTTTCTGTTATTTACTTGTTAGGGGAATAATGATATTTTCGGTTTTGCTTATTGAAGTCGGAATGTAATAGGGAATGTATATTCTACGGCAACGGCTTGTCCGTTCTGTTTTCCCGGTTCCCACTTAGGCATACCCCGCACTACACGAATCGCTTCAGCGTCCAACCATGCCGACGCGCCTTCTAATATTTTTATATTCGACACGTTACCGTCTTTTCCGATGACAATCTGGACCAGCACTTTTCCTTGTTCCTTATTCTGCTGGGCCATAGTCGGATATTTTATATTTTTGGCTAAGTAGCGCATTAATCCCTCCTGTCCTCCGGGAAATTTAGGCATCTCGTCTACGACTTTGAAAGTTGGTTCATTATTGGGTGTGGCTTCTTTAGGACCATAGCCCACCACTACGACCTCTTCAAACTTTTCTATTGCTACTGCTTCGGGTGTTTCTGCCGGTTTTGCAGGTTCCGGACCGGACAGACGGAAAGTTACGGGAACCGTAAATCTTACGTTCACAGCTTGTCCTCTTTGCTTGCCGGGTTTCCAATTAGGCATGGCAGCAATCACTCGTTCAGCTTCCTTGTCAAGATAGGGGTCTACGCCTCGAACTGTTTTAACGTCGGAAATACTACCGTCTTTTTTGACTACGAACATCACAATCACACGTCCTTGCTTTCCATTTTCATGAGCTGTTGCCGGATATTTGATGTTCTTGGCGAGATATTCCATCAATGCTGATTGTCCACCGGGGAAGTCGGGCATTTCTTCTACAACTTCAAATACGACAGAATCATTTACAGTAGCACTTTTAACGGGTGCCGGAGGGGGAGGAGGAGCTACCTCTTTTGTTTTCTGCATTCCTTTTTTATCCTGTAATGTCGCTACTCCCGTCATTCCATCGGGAAGTTCCGGACCATTGGCGAGTTCGGTTTGCGAAACACCTTGTTCTTCCGGTGCTGCCATCATTTCTTTGGCAAATTCTTTCGTTGTACGAGCTACTACTTCGATGTTGCTGATAATCATCAACAGGGCAGCCAAGGGAAGGAACATCAGATATTTAGTCCTTCCTATTTCTTTGGTTCTTCGTTTATTCATCATTTTGATACGATTTTTAAGTGGTAAAACATTGAAACTATTAGATAAATTTGCTGCAGCCTTGTGATGTGCCAGTCCCAGCAAGTGGTACTGGTATGATTTACTATCATGTCCCGTCTCTAATACCCGGTGATCTGCCATGTATTCCAGATTACCTCTGACTTCCCGTTTCATCAGCCAGACGAAGGGATTGAACCAGCAGAAAGTACACATAATCTCGCTGACGAGTACATCTGCTGAGTGATATTGGCGGGCATGAGTCTCTTCATGCGTGATTATTTCGCTGATCTCGGATTCTGTATGCGATTCCGGATGTATGAATATCCAGTGGAAGAAGGAAAAGGGGCCTGTACCTTTCTTTAATATGTGTACACGTGATCCTTGTATCGTGCTTTTCGGGCATAGGAAATGCAATCGTATGATACTGCCCAGCTGGATCAGGAAGCGTAGGGCAAGAAGTAATACACCGGTCCAGTAGATAAATCCCAGAATTTGTGGGATTAGCTCCTGCCAGTTGGCCGTTGTTTCCTGTGGTGCCTCGATGATTTGCTCCGGAAGTATGATCGTAGCATAAAGATCTGCCATTGCCACCATCGGCTCCTGCTCCTTTATCCACTCTTGAATATTCAGTAAGGGATAGAGCAGAGAGATGCCAAAGAAGCATAACAGAGCGGTCCGTCGCCAGTGGAAGAAGGTGTCTTTATGAAAAAACAACCGATAGAAAGCGTAGAACAATGCGATGGCTACGTTTATCTTTAAGAAATAGGCAAGTTCCGGAGTCATATCGATAAAGTTTCAGTTTATTTTTCTTTTCCTTTCTCTATCAGTTCGATAATGTCCTTAAGGTCATCCGTAGATATCTTCTGGTCCTTTGCAAAGAAAGAAACCATTTCCTTATAGGAGTTCTCGAAATAGTTGCGGACAACTCCACTCATGAAGTGGCGTTTGTATTCATTTTCACGAATAGAGGGAGTATATTGGTAGGTATTCCCTATATGTTTCGATTTAACGTATCCTTTCCGTTCGAGATTTTTCACGATGGACGCAACGGTGGTATAAGGTGGTGCCGGTTGCGGAAACTTGGATACGATGTCCTTTACGAAACAGTCTTGTAACTCCCAAATGTAGATCATTACTTCTTCTTCTTGTATAGTTAACTTTTCCATGGAGATGATGTTTAATTACGATTCTTTCGCAAAGCTACGAATATTTCGTAATAAAGCAATAGCTAGTCGGTTAAATATTGTAAATGCCTGTTTGGAATGGGGTGATTTGCGGGTAAAAGCCCCTAATTCTCGTAAGCATGAAAATAATGTGGATAAACGTTATATTCATCCAAATAAGCAATCTTTAGGACATTTAGGTGAACAAAAAGCCTATCGTGGCTTTTTTATATAAAATAAATGAAATACTTTTGTAGAGTATAATAGAACGTATGTTAATAAAAGGAGAGTGCGTTTCAACACAAAGCAAAGCTTGAAAGATTCCCCGTACTCGATAATGAAGCTATTAACTATGCAGCCCGGAGGGAGGAGGGAGGCAAACTAAAAAAATGACTGATATGAAAAAAGGTTTGATTTTTGTGCTGTTTGCACTTGTTTCTATCGTTTCTTATTCTCAGATTTCCTGGAATGCTAAGGTAGGTATGAACATGAGTAATTTCACAGGAGACGCTGATACGGACATGAGAGTAGGTTTTAATGTTGGAGTGGGAATGGAATATCAGTTTACTGATATGTGGTCTATTCAGCCTT
This sequence is a window from Bacteroides thetaiotaomicron VPI-5482. Protein-coding genes within it:
- a CDS encoding DUF975 family protein; protein product: MLKQNSELRAQAREALRGKWPMAAVAALIYSAIAGGLSSIPFIGWIGSLLVGLPVAYGFAILMLAVFRGAEEVDLGVLFAGFQEYSRILTTKLLQAVYTFLWSLLLLIPGIIKHYSYAMTDYILKDEPELCNNAAIERSMAMMEGNKMKLFLLDLSFIGWAILCLFTFGIGFFVLQPYVQVSHAAFYEDLKAQQGGININVEVTVES
- a CDS encoding BlaI/MecI/CopY family transcriptional regulator gives rise to the protein MEKLTIQEEEVMIYIWELQDCFVKDIVSKFPQPAPPYTTVASIVKNLERKGYVKSKHIGNTYQYTPSIRENEYKRHFMSGVVRNYFENSYKEMVSFFAKDQKISTDDLKDIIELIEKGKEK
- a CDS encoding TlpA disulfide reductase family protein; protein product: MKRFALMISLLLSILCMTQAKDRIVERPPFLAQSSSSIEIDKIVMSDTVTTVYIKAFYRPKYWIKIATGSVLKDNNGNLYPVRKGIGITLDKEFWMPESGEAEFQLTFPPIPQNVTCLDFSEGDFEGAYKIWGIQLDKKTFSKFKLPKDVTVTKADHKTTLPEPVVKYAKAILKGRILDYQKGMPNKGSLYFQDVIRDEAQEGKIRIQDDGTFYHEMNVFMVTPCMIRFPFGAVSYLLAPGETTSVVINLRENARKQSHLRQAEKPYGKEIYYGGYLAGVQQELADHPMSFSFTEGNSYEEYQQQIKKLNGKTAEEYKAQILARLPEFRKQITQSKGSPAYKEIINTDLELSAALKIIETERNLKLVHIMTNGLEGEKANKYYAETKIDIPQGYYESLQDFTYILSPKACYNSRYPILFDIIRRIGIDDKILKSLSNHTAASYLIQNLKAQMIGVSMRDLNPLNDKQKAELSTMPAAYNDMALAMNNDLLKQIEINKKKTGFTVNETGEVSNEDLFPSIISKFRGHTLLVDFWATWCGPCRSANKQILPMKEELKDKDIIYLYITGETSPLGTWKNMIPDIHGEHFRVTDEQWSYLREKFSIRGVPTYFVIDKEGNITYKQTGFPGVDTMKEQLMKALEK
- the trmB gene encoding tRNA (guanosine(46)-N7)-methyltransferase TrmB — encoded protein: MGKNKLEKFADMASYPHVFEYPYSAVDNVPFDMKGKWHQEFFGNDHPIVLELGCGRGEYTVGLGRMFPDKNFIAVDIKGSRMWTGATESLQAGMKNVAFLRTNIEIIERFFAAGEVSEIWLTFSDPQMKKATKRLTSTYFMERYRKFLKPDGIIHLKTDSNFMFTYTKYMIEANQLPVEFITEDLYHSDLVDDILSIKTYYEQQWLDRGLNIKYIKFRLPQEGVLQEPDVEIELDPYRSYNRSKRSGLQTSK
- a CDS encoding branched-chain amino acid aminotransferase; this encodes MKEIDWANLSFGYMKTDYNVRINFRNGAWGELEVSSDEHLNLHMAATCLHYGQEAFEGLKAFRGKDGKVRIFRLEENAARLQSTCQGILMAELPTERFKEAILKVVKLNERFIPPYETGASLYIRPLLIGTSAQVGVHPAEEYMFVVFVTPVGPYFKGGFSTNPYVIIREFDRAAPHGTGIYKVGGNYAASLRANKKAHDLGYSCEFYLDAKEKKYIDECGAANFFGIKDNTYITPKSSSILPSITNKSLMQLAEDMGIKVERRPIPEEELETFEEAGACGTAAVISPIQRIDDLENGKSYVISKDGKPGPICTKLYNKLRGIQYGDEPDTHGWVTIVE
- a CDS encoding Mrp/NBP35 family ATP-binding protein, with the translated sequence MTLYPKLILDALATVRYPGTGKNLLEAEMVADNLRIDGMAVSFSLIFEKPTDPFMKSMLKAAETAIHTYVSPDVQVTITTESKQAARPEVGKLLPQVKNIIGISSGKGGVGKSTVSANLAVALAKLGYKVGLLDADIFGPSMPKMFQVEDARPYAEKINGRDLIIPVEKYGVKLLSIGFFVDPDQATLWRGGMASNALKQLIGDADWGDLDYFLIDLPPGTSDIHLTVVQTLAMTGAIVVSTPQAVALADARKGINMFTNDKVNVPILGLVENMAWFTPAELPENKYYIFGKEGAKKLAEEMNVPLLGQIPIVQSICEGGDNGTPVALDEDTVTGRAFLSLAASVVRQVDRRNVEMAPTKIVEMH
- a CDS encoding M56 family metallopeptidase is translated as MTPELAYFLKINVAIALFYAFYRLFFHKDTFFHWRRTALLCFFGISLLYPLLNIQEWIKEQEPMVAMADLYATIILPEQIIEAPQETTANWQELIPQILGFIYWTGVLLLALRFLIQLGSIIRLHFLCPKSTIQGSRVHILKKGTGPFSFFHWIFIHPESHTESEISEIITHEETHARQYHSADVLVSEIMCTFCWFNPFVWLMKREVRGNLEYMADHRVLETGHDSKSYQYHLLGLAHHKAAANLSNSFNVLPLKNRIKMMNKRRTKEIGRTKYLMFLPLAALLMIISNIEVVARTTKEFAKEMMAAPEEQGVSQTELANGPELPDGMTGVATLQDKKGMQKTKEVAPPPPPAPVKSATVNDSVVFEVVEEMPDFPGGQSALMEYLAKNIKYPATAHENGKQGRVIVMFVVKKDGSISDVKTVRGVDPYLDKEAERVIAAMPNWKPGKQRGQAVNVRFTVPVTFRLSGPEPAKPAETPEAVAIEKFEEVVVVGYGPKEATPNNEPTFKVVDEMPKFPGGQEGLMRYLAKNIKYPTMAQQNKEQGKVLVQIVIGKDGNVSNIKILEGASAWLDAEAIRVVRGMPKWEPGKQNGQAVAVEYTFPITFRLQ
- the xseA gene encoding exodeoxyribonuclease VII large subunit; this encodes MDSLSLLELNALVRRSLEQCLPDEYWIQAELSDVRSNTTGHCYLEFVQKDPRSNNLVAKARGMIWSNIYRLLKPYFEETTGQLFASGIKVLVKVTVQFHELYGYSLTVLDIDPAYTLGDMARRRREILMQLEEEGVLTLNKELEMPVLPQRIAVISSATAAGYGDFCHQLQHNSGGFFFYTELFPALMQGNQVEESVLAALDRINDRVNEFDVVVIIRGGGATSDLSGFDTYLLAAACAQFPLPVITGIGHERDDTVLDSVAHTRVKTPTAAAELLIHRITESADHLEELSARLQQGAYALLEQEGRRLEMIQTRIPNLVHRKLTDARFALLAAGKDLAQATQTLLSRHRHRLELLRQRVADASPDKLLSRGYSITLKDGKAVTDAASLNPGDQLVTRLAKGSFTSEVRLDEHYYSS
- the xseB gene encoding exodeoxyribonuclease VII small subunit; this translates as MAAKKETYSQAMERLEKIVRQIDNNELDIDTLSEKIKEANEIIAFCTEKLTKADREVEKLLQERRQSE
- a CDS encoding energy transducer TonB; the protein is MKHQQLSRANGTKRPFLLALIAFSLGFCHYAEAKVQPTEAFTSNVDSLIINDNNKDKDETIYEAVDEMPKFPGGTQALFKYLGENIQYPEEVQKLGIAGRVITQFVISKKGEITSVAVVRSLHPELDKQAIQAITAMPTWTPGKKDGKVVNVKFTLPINFHPTPAATTKATGEQQPDSTTDKVFMTAQKMPRFPKEQGELDQYLKQHITYWKNAAKQKEEGRVIVTFIVRKDGQITDARVVRSVSPTLDAEALRIISNMPKWEPGENNGVPVSVKYTIPIMFRLR